A genomic region of Streptomyces rimosus contains the following coding sequences:
- a CDS encoding holo-ACP synthase — protein sequence MIIGVGIDVAEIDRFGAALERTPEMAHRLFVERELILPSGERRGIASLAARFAAKEAVAKALGAPGGLRWTDAEVAVLESGQPILQIRGTVAERAAELGVRSWHVSLSHDAGVASAVVIAEG from the coding sequence ATGATCATCGGGGTCGGTATCGACGTGGCCGAGATCGACCGTTTCGGGGCGGCCCTGGAGCGCACCCCGGAGATGGCGCACCGGCTGTTCGTCGAGCGGGAGTTGATACTGCCCAGCGGGGAGCGCCGGGGCATCGCCTCGCTCGCCGCCCGGTTCGCCGCCAAGGAGGCGGTGGCCAAGGCGCTGGGGGCGCCCGGCGGGCTGCGCTGGACGGACGCGGAGGTCGCGGTGCTGGAGTCCGGGCAGCCGATACTCCAGATCCGCGGGACGGTGGCCGAGCGGGCCGCGGAACTGGGCGTACGGTCCTGGCACGTGTCGCTCAGTCACGACGCGGGCGTGGCCTCGGCGGTGGTGATCGCGGAGGGGTGA
- the coaA gene encoding type I pantothenate kinase: MPLTTEPTESQHRRRAERTPYVDLTRAEWSALREKTPLPLTAEEVERLRGLGDVIDLDEVRDVYLPLSRLLNLYVGATSNLRGALNTFLGDAGGGHGAQPGTPFVIGVAGSVAVGKSTTARLLQALLARWPEHPRVELVTTDGFLFPNAELHRRGLMSRKGFPESYDRRALTRFVADVKSGKSEVSAPVYSHLIYDIVPGERLTVHRPDILIVEGLNVLQPALPGKDGRTRLGLADFFDFSVYVDARTEDIEQWYLGRFRKLRDTAFQNPFSYFRKYTQVSEEEALDYARMIWRTVNKPNLEQNVAPTRGRATLVLRKGPDHKVQRLSLRKL, encoded by the coding sequence GTGCCCCTCACCACAGAGCCGACCGAGTCGCAGCACCGCCGCCGCGCCGAGCGCACGCCGTACGTGGACCTGACGCGCGCCGAGTGGAGCGCCCTGCGGGAGAAGACACCGCTGCCGCTGACCGCCGAGGAGGTCGAGCGGCTGCGCGGCCTGGGCGACGTGATCGACCTGGACGAGGTGCGCGACGTCTACCTGCCGCTGTCCCGGCTGCTCAACCTGTACGTGGGCGCCACCAGCAACCTGCGCGGCGCCCTGAACACCTTCCTCGGCGACGCGGGCGGCGGCCACGGCGCGCAGCCCGGCACACCGTTCGTCATAGGGGTCGCGGGCAGCGTGGCGGTCGGCAAGTCCACCACCGCCCGGCTCCTCCAGGCGCTGCTGGCCCGCTGGCCGGAGCACCCGCGCGTCGAGCTGGTCACCACCGACGGCTTCCTGTTCCCCAACGCCGAGCTGCACCGTCGCGGCCTGATGTCGCGCAAGGGCTTCCCCGAGTCGTACGACCGCCGGGCGCTGACCCGCTTCGTCGCCGATGTGAAGTCCGGCAAGTCCGAGGTCAGCGCGCCGGTCTACTCGCACCTGATCTACGACATCGTGCCCGGCGAACGCCTCACCGTGCACCGCCCCGACATCCTCATCGTCGAGGGCCTGAACGTCCTCCAGCCCGCCCTGCCCGGCAAGGACGGCCGCACCCGCCTCGGCCTCGCCGACTTCTTCGACTTCTCGGTCTACGTGGACGCCCGTACGGAAGACATCGAGCAGTGGTACCTGGGCCGCTTCCGCAAACTGCGCGACACCGCCTTCCAGAACCCGTTCTCGTACTTCCGGAAGTACACCCAGGTTTCCGAGGAAGAAGCCCTCGACTACGCGCGCATGATCTGGCGCACCGTCAACAAGCCCAACCTGGAACAGAACGTCGCACCGACCCGCGGCCGCGCCACCCTCGTCCTGCGCAAGGGACCCGATCACAAGGTGCAGCGGCTCTCGCTGCGCAAGCTCTGA
- the alr gene encoding alanine racemase, protein MNHTAMRARAAIDLAAVRSNVRALRARAPRAELMAVVKSDGYGHGAVRCARAAREAGATWLGTALPEEAFALREAGDTGRLMCWLWTPGGPWRQAVEQDIDVSVSGTWALREVMDAARACGRTARVQLKVDTGLGRNGCQPADWAELVAAARAAEAEGAIRVTGVWSHFACADEPGHPSIDAQLAAFAEADAVVRKAGLDPEVRHHANTPALLSLPRAHFDLVRAGIGVYGLSPSPEMGVPEDFGLRPVMTLEASLASVKRVPGGHGVSYGHQYTTSGETTLALVPLGYADGIPRHASGSGPVLVAGKWRTVAGRIAMDQFVVDLGGDPAQVGDVAVLFGPGNRGEPTAEDWARATGTIGYEIVTRIGTRVPRVYVDERADTGSGT, encoded by the coding sequence ATGAACCACACAGCCATGCGTGCCCGTGCGGCCATCGACCTCGCCGCGGTGCGCTCCAATGTGCGGGCGCTGCGGGCCCGCGCGCCGCGGGCCGAGCTGATGGCCGTGGTGAAGTCGGACGGGTACGGCCACGGCGCCGTCCGGTGCGCCCGTGCCGCGCGGGAGGCCGGGGCGACATGGCTGGGCACGGCCCTGCCGGAGGAGGCGTTCGCGCTGCGGGAGGCGGGCGACACCGGCCGCCTGATGTGCTGGCTGTGGACGCCCGGCGGGCCCTGGCGGCAGGCCGTCGAGCAGGACATCGACGTGTCCGTCAGCGGGACGTGGGCGCTGCGCGAGGTCATGGACGCGGCGCGGGCGTGCGGCCGTACCGCCCGCGTACAGCTGAAGGTCGACACCGGGCTGGGGCGCAACGGCTGCCAGCCCGCCGACTGGGCCGAACTGGTCGCCGCCGCGCGCGCCGCCGAGGCCGAGGGCGCGATCCGCGTCACCGGCGTCTGGTCGCACTTCGCCTGCGCCGACGAGCCGGGCCACCCCTCCATCGACGCCCAGCTCGCGGCCTTCGCCGAGGCCGACGCGGTGGTCCGCAAGGCCGGACTGGACCCCGAGGTACGGCACCACGCCAACACCCCGGCGCTGCTCAGCCTGCCCCGGGCCCACTTCGACCTGGTGCGCGCCGGAATCGGTGTCTACGGCCTCTCGCCCAGCCCCGAGATGGGCGTGCCGGAGGACTTCGGACTGCGGCCGGTGATGACGCTGGAGGCGTCTTTGGCGTCGGTGAAGCGGGTACCCGGCGGCCACGGTGTCTCGTACGGGCACCAGTACACGACGTCCGGCGAGACCACCCTCGCCCTCGTCCCGCTCGGCTACGCCGACGGCATCCCCCGGCATGCGTCGGGCAGCGGACCGGTGCTGGTCGCGGGCAAATGGCGGACGGTCGCCGGACGGATCGCGATGGACCAGTTTGTGGTCGATCTTGGCGGGGACCCGGCCCAGGTGGGAGACGTGGCTGTGCTGTTCGGCCCGGGGAACCGGGGCGAGCCGACCGCCGAGGACTGGGCGCGTGCGACGGGCACCATCGGGTACGAAATCGTCACGCGGATCGGTACCCGGGTGCCACGCGTCTATGTTGATGAGCGCGCGGACACGGGGAGCGGGACATGA
- a CDS encoding bifunctional ADP-dependent NAD(P)H-hydrate dehydratase/NAD(P)H-hydrate epimerase: MRTAFSVDVVRAAERDLMARLPEGALMQRAAAGLAVACAEMLRRVYGSRVVLLVGSGDNGGDALYAGARLARRGAGVRAVLLSPERAHAGGLAALRAAGGRVSDDALADIARADLVVDGIVGIGGKGGLRPEAARLAEAARQAMVVSVDLPSGVDADSGEVPGEAVRADVTVTFGAYKPGLLIDPAREYAGALRLVDIGLDLPADAAVEALQYADVAALLPRPSAESDKYRRGVVGVVAGSSRYPGAAVLAVSGALRGGAGAVRYVGPAAGEVLARFPETLVHAGPPSKAGRVQSWVIGPGIGDDGDAVADVLDSDVPVLVDADGLRFLDAARVRDRAAPTLLTPHAGEAAALLGADRTDVEASRLRSVRELAERYGATALLKGSTTLVADPAGGPVRANPTGTGWLATAGSGDVLSGLTGSLLATGLSARDAASAGAYLHGLAARLAATPDGAPILATDVAGALGEAWRDVSRF, from the coding sequence ATGAGGACTGCGTTCAGCGTGGATGTCGTACGGGCGGCCGAGCGGGACCTGATGGCGCGGCTGCCCGAAGGGGCCCTGATGCAACGGGCCGCCGCCGGGCTGGCGGTGGCCTGTGCGGAGATGCTGCGGCGGGTGTACGGGTCGCGGGTCGTGCTGCTCGTGGGCAGCGGCGACAACGGCGGCGACGCGCTGTACGCGGGCGCCCGGCTGGCCCGGCGCGGCGCGGGCGTACGCGCCGTCCTGCTGTCCCCGGAACGTGCGCACGCGGGCGGTCTGGCGGCCCTGCGGGCGGCCGGCGGCCGGGTGTCCGACGACGCCCTCGCGGACATCGCCCGCGCCGACCTCGTCGTGGACGGCATCGTCGGCATCGGCGGCAAGGGCGGCCTGCGGCCGGAGGCGGCGCGGCTGGCGGAGGCGGCCCGGCAGGCCATGGTCGTGTCCGTCGACCTGCCGAGCGGCGTGGACGCGGACTCCGGGGAGGTGCCGGGCGAAGCCGTACGGGCCGATGTGACGGTGACCTTCGGCGCGTACAAGCCGGGCCTGCTGATCGACCCGGCGCGCGAGTACGCGGGCGCGCTGCGGCTGGTGGACATCGGCCTCGACCTGCCTGCGGACGCCGCGGTGGAAGCGCTCCAGTACGCGGACGTGGCGGCGCTGCTGCCCCGCCCCTCGGCGGAGAGCGACAAGTACCGGCGCGGTGTGGTGGGCGTGGTCGCGGGGTCCTCGCGCTATCCGGGCGCCGCGGTGCTGGCCGTGTCCGGGGCGCTGCGGGGCGGTGCCGGAGCCGTACGGTACGTGGGCCCGGCGGCCGGCGAGGTGCTGGCCCGGTTCCCGGAGACCCTGGTGCACGCCGGGCCGCCGTCGAAGGCGGGCCGCGTCCAGTCCTGGGTCATCGGCCCCGGCATCGGCGACGACGGCGACGCGGTGGCGGACGTGCTCGACTCCGACGTACCGGTGCTGGTGGACGCCGACGGGCTGCGCTTCCTGGACGCCGCGCGGGTACGGGACCGCGCCGCGCCGACCCTGCTGACACCGCACGCCGGGGAGGCCGCCGCGCTGCTCGGTGCCGACCGGACGGATGTGGAGGCGTCCCGCCTGCGCTCCGTACGGGAACTGGCCGAGCGGTACGGCGCCACGGCCCTCCTGAAGGGCTCCACCACCCTCGTCGCCGACCCGGCGGGCGGCCCCGTACGCGCCAATCCCACCGGCACCGGCTGGCTGGCCACCGCCGGCAGCGGCGACGTGCTGTCCGGCCTCACCGGCTCCCTCCTGGCCACCGGCCTGTCCGCGCGCGACGCCGCCTCCGCGGGCGCGTACCTGCACGGCCTGGCCGCCCGGCTGGCGGCCACCCCGGACGGCGCGCCGATCCTGGCCACGGACGTGGCGGGGGCGCTGGGGGAGGCGTGGCGGGACGTCAGCCGGTTCTGA
- the tsaB gene encoding tRNA (adenosine(37)-N6)-threonylcarbamoyltransferase complex dimerization subunit type 1 TsaB, whose product MLLLALDTATPAVTVAVHDGSRVLAEERQVDARRHGELLLPAVDRALAEAGVKLDAVSDIVVGVGPGPYTGLRVGLVTAATFAAALDVPVHGLCTLDGIAYAAGLDEPFVVATDARRKEVYWARYADARTRLTEPAVDRPADIADQVGGVPAVGAGAVLYADTFTGVRNGAPEHQSAGALASLAAEKLARGEDMLPPQPLYLRRPDAQVPANYKVVTPK is encoded by the coding sequence GTGCTGCTGCTTGCTCTGGACACCGCAACCCCCGCCGTCACCGTCGCGGTCCACGACGGCTCCCGCGTACTCGCCGAGGAGCGTCAGGTGGACGCGCGCCGGCACGGCGAACTGCTGCTGCCCGCCGTCGACCGGGCGCTCGCCGAGGCGGGCGTGAAACTCGACGCGGTCAGCGACATCGTGGTCGGCGTCGGCCCCGGCCCGTACACCGGGCTGCGGGTCGGGCTCGTCACCGCGGCGACCTTCGCGGCCGCCCTCGACGTGCCGGTCCACGGCCTGTGCACGCTGGACGGCATCGCGTACGCCGCCGGGCTCGACGAGCCCTTCGTGGTGGCCACCGACGCGCGCCGCAAGGAGGTCTACTGGGCGCGCTACGCCGACGCCCGCACGCGGCTCACCGAGCCCGCCGTGGACCGCCCCGCGGACATCGCGGACCAGGTCGGCGGGGTGCCGGCGGTGGGCGCGGGCGCGGTGCTGTACGCCGACACCTTCACCGGCGTACGGAACGGCGCCCCCGAGCATCAGTCCGCGGGCGCGCTCGCCTCGCTCGCCGCCGAGAAGCTCGCGCGCGGCGAGGACATGCTGCCGCCGCAGCCGCTGTACCTGCGCCGCCCGGACGCGCAGGTGCCCGCCAACTACAAGGTGGTCACGCCGAAGTGA
- a CDS encoding DUF389 domain-containing protein — MLHLRLIVPADRTQAVLHLVEDTVGTTHLAVLTGAARDPQGDVITCDVAREAADGLLHELRALGIDRDGAIAVENIDLSLSDRADRAEREAPGEGVDAVLWESLTDATHEESTLSVTYLAFLTLATMLAACGVVLDNAILIVGAMAVGPEFGPLAGVCTALVRRAPRLAWRALLALVVGFAVAMAVTVGFSLLMDAAGLFKESQVEGARPNTSFIWQPDPMSFVVALLAGAAGTLSLTSAKSGALVGVAISVTTVPAAANAAVAFGYSSYKQAWGSTEQLLLNLLGIVVAGTLTLLAQKLFWAGRKRVRG; from the coding sequence GTGCTGCACCTGCGCCTGATCGTCCCCGCCGACCGTACGCAGGCCGTGCTGCACCTGGTGGAGGACACGGTCGGCACCACCCACCTCGCCGTCCTGACCGGCGCCGCACGCGACCCCCAGGGGGACGTGATCACGTGCGACGTGGCCCGCGAGGCCGCCGACGGGCTGCTGCACGAGCTGCGGGCGCTCGGCATCGACCGGGACGGCGCCATCGCCGTCGAGAACATCGACCTGTCCCTGTCCGACCGCGCGGACCGGGCGGAGAGGGAAGCGCCCGGCGAGGGCGTGGACGCGGTGCTGTGGGAGTCGCTGACCGACGCCACCCACGAGGAGTCCACGCTCTCCGTCACCTATCTGGCGTTCCTCACGCTCGCCACGATGCTCGCGGCCTGCGGCGTGGTGCTGGACAACGCCATCCTGATCGTCGGCGCGATGGCCGTCGGCCCGGAGTTCGGCCCGCTGGCCGGCGTCTGCACGGCCCTGGTGCGCCGCGCGCCCCGGCTGGCCTGGCGCGCCCTGCTGGCACTGGTCGTGGGCTTCGCGGTGGCGATGGCGGTGACGGTGGGGTTCAGCCTGCTCATGGACGCGGCGGGGCTCTTCAAGGAGAGCCAGGTCGAGGGGGCGCGCCCCAACACGTCGTTCATCTGGCAGCCGGACCCGATGTCCTTCGTCGTGGCCCTGCTCGCCGGAGCGGCCGGGACACTGTCACTGACCTCGGCGAAGTCCGGCGCCCTGGTCGGCGTGGCGATCTCGGTCACCACCGTCCCCGCCGCCGCGAACGCCGCCGTCGCCTTCGGCTACAGCTCGTACAAGCAGGCGTGGGGCTCCACGGAACAGCTCCTGCTGAACCTTCTCGGCATCGTCGTCGCGGGCACGCTGACGCTGCTGGCCCAGAAACTCTTCTGGGCCGGCAGGAAGCGCGTACGCGGTTAG
- the glmS gene encoding glutamine--fructose-6-phosphate transaminase (isomerizing), with amino-acid sequence MCGIVGYAGGRSALDVVLAGLKRLEYRGYDSAGVAVLADGGLAAAKKAGKLANLDKELAERPLPAGSTGIGHTRWATHGAPTDANAHPHLDNAGRVAVVHNGIIENFAALRAELSGRGHRLASETDTEVVGHLLAESFSSCGDLAEAMRQVCRRLEGAFTLVAVHADAPDVVVGARRNSPLVVGVGEDEAFLASDVAAFIAYTREAIELGQDQVVELRRDGVTVTDFDGAPGEVREYHIDWDASAAEKGGYDYFMLKEIAEQPKAVADTLLGRVDASGVLSLDEVRIDDTVLREATKVVIVACGTAFHAGMIAKYAIEHWTRIPCEVELASEFRYRDPILDPRTLVVAISQSGETMDTLMAVRHAREQGAKVLAVCNTNGSTIPRESDAVLYTHAGPEVAVASTKAFLTQLVACYLLALYLGQVRGTQWGDEIRAVVRELAGVGSQVEQVLGTMEPVRELARSLADKDTVLFLGRHVGYPVALEGALKLKELAYMHAEGFAAGELKHGPIALIEEGVPVVVVVPSPRGRSVLHGKIVSNIQEIRARGARTIVIAEEGDEAVVPYADHIVRIPRTPTLLQPLVSSVPLQVFACELATARGNEVDQPRNLAKSVTVE; translated from the coding sequence ATGTGCGGAATCGTGGGGTATGCGGGCGGCCGGTCCGCCCTGGACGTCGTGCTCGCCGGGCTGAAGCGGCTGGAGTACCGCGGCTACGACTCGGCCGGGGTGGCCGTACTGGCCGACGGCGGTCTGGCCGCGGCCAAGAAGGCGGGCAAACTCGCCAATCTCGACAAGGAACTGGCCGAGCGTCCGCTGCCGGCCGGCTCGACCGGGATCGGGCACACCCGGTGGGCCACGCACGGCGCGCCCACGGACGCCAACGCCCATCCGCACCTGGACAACGCCGGGCGGGTCGCCGTCGTCCACAACGGCATCATCGAGAACTTCGCGGCGCTGCGGGCCGAACTGTCCGGGCGCGGTCACCGGTTGGCCTCCGAGACGGACACCGAGGTGGTCGGGCACCTGCTGGCGGAGAGCTTCTCCTCCTGCGGCGATCTGGCCGAGGCGATGCGTCAGGTGTGCCGCCGGCTGGAGGGCGCGTTCACGCTGGTCGCGGTGCACGCGGACGCGCCGGACGTGGTGGTGGGCGCGCGCCGCAACTCGCCGCTGGTGGTGGGCGTCGGCGAGGACGAGGCGTTCCTCGCGTCGGACGTGGCGGCGTTCATCGCGTACACCCGTGAGGCGATCGAGCTGGGCCAGGACCAGGTCGTGGAGCTGCGCCGGGACGGGGTGACGGTCACCGACTTCGACGGGGCGCCGGGCGAGGTGCGCGAGTACCACATCGACTGGGACGCGTCGGCCGCCGAGAAGGGCGGCTACGACTACTTCATGCTCAAGGAGATCGCCGAGCAGCCGAAGGCGGTCGCCGACACGCTGCTGGGCCGGGTGGACGCCTCCGGGGTGCTCTCGCTGGACGAGGTGCGCATCGACGACACGGTGCTGCGCGAGGCCACCAAGGTGGTGATAGTGGCCTGCGGCACCGCCTTCCACGCCGGGATGATCGCCAAGTACGCGATCGAGCACTGGACCCGCATCCCCTGCGAGGTGGAGCTGGCCAGCGAGTTCCGCTACCGGGACCCGATCCTGGACCCGCGCACCCTGGTCGTCGCCATCTCGCAGTCCGGCGAGACGATGGACACCCTGATGGCGGTGCGGCACGCCCGCGAGCAGGGCGCGAAGGTGCTCGCGGTCTGCAACACCAACGGCTCGACGATCCCCCGCGAGTCGGACGCGGTGCTCTACACCCACGCCGGGCCCGAGGTCGCGGTCGCCTCCACCAAGGCGTTCCTGACCCAGCTGGTGGCCTGCTACCTGCTCGCGCTGTACCTGGGCCAGGTGCGCGGCACCCAGTGGGGCGACGAGATCCGGGCCGTGGTGCGCGAGCTGGCCGGTGTCGGTTCGCAGGTCGAGCAGGTCCTCGGCACGATGGAGCCGGTACGGGAGCTGGCGCGCAGCCTCGCGGACAAGGACACGGTGCTGTTCCTGGGGCGGCACGTGGGCTACCCGGTCGCCCTGGAGGGCGCGCTCAAGCTCAAGGAACTCGCGTACATGCACGCGGAGGGCTTCGCGGCGGGCGAGCTGAAGCACGGTCCGATCGCGCTGATCGAGGAGGGCGTGCCGGTGGTGGTGGTCGTGCCGTCGCCGCGCGGCCGGTCCGTCCTGCACGGCAAGATCGTCTCCAATATCCAGGAGATCCGGGCCCGGGGCGCGCGCACCATCGTGATCGCGGAGGAGGGCGACGAGGCGGTCGTCCCGTACGCGGACCACATCGTGCGCATCCCGCGCACGCCCACCCTGCTCCAGCCGCTGGTCTCCTCGGTGCCGCTCCAGGTGTTCGCCTGCGAGCTGGCCACGGCGCGCGGCAACGAGGTGGACCAGCCGCGCAACCTCGCCAAGTCGGTGACCGTCGAATGA
- the rimI gene encoding ribosomal protein S18-alanine N-acetyltransferase, producing MRWWDIAPVLELERELFPEDAWSAGMFWSELAHARGPAANRRYVVAELDGRLVGYGGLAAVDGTGDIQTIATARDQWGTGLGSRLLTELLSAATAFECAEVLLEVRVDNTRAQRLYERFGFEPIGFRRGYYQPGNVDALVMRRTTQSPSESPADSGAGAPAAASPSPEPPTAQGTPTHG from the coding sequence ATGCGCTGGTGGGACATCGCCCCCGTACTGGAACTCGAACGCGAGCTGTTCCCCGAGGACGCCTGGTCGGCGGGCATGTTCTGGTCCGAGCTGGCGCACGCGCGCGGACCGGCCGCCAACCGTCGCTACGTCGTCGCCGAACTCGACGGCCGCCTGGTCGGCTACGGCGGCCTGGCCGCCGTCGACGGCACCGGCGACATCCAGACCATCGCCACCGCCCGCGACCAGTGGGGCACCGGCCTCGGCTCCCGGCTGCTGACCGAGCTGCTGTCCGCCGCGACCGCCTTCGAATGCGCCGAGGTGCTGCTCGAAGTACGCGTCGACAACACGCGGGCGCAGCGGCTGTACGAGCGCTTCGGCTTCGAGCCGATCGGCTTCCGGCGCGGCTACTACCAGCCCGGCAACGTGGACGCCCTGGTCATGCGCCGTACCACCCAGTCCCCCTCCGAATCTCCGGCCGATTCCGGGGCCGGGGCCCCGGCCGCCGCCTCCCCGTCTCCCGAACCTCCCACCGCGCAAGGAACCCCCACCCATGGCTGA
- the tsaE gene encoding tRNA (adenosine(37)-N6)-threonylcarbamoyltransferase complex ATPase subunit type 1 TsaE, whose amino-acid sequence MSATETTVHVTVKSPTRMQELGRRLAGLLRPGDLVMLTGELGAGKTTLTRGLGEGLGVRGAVTSPTFVIARVHPPLAQGPALVHVDAYRLGGGLDEMEDLDLDVSLPESVVVVEWGEDKVEELSEDRLHLVIERTVGADAPGLPGGAHSDVVTDEDDVREVTVRGVGARWADVDLTVLAGE is encoded by the coding sequence ATGAGCGCCACCGAGACGACCGTGCACGTAACCGTCAAGTCGCCCACCCGCATGCAGGAGTTGGGCCGCAGGCTGGCCGGGCTGCTGCGGCCGGGTGACCTGGTGATGCTGACCGGGGAGCTGGGAGCGGGAAAGACGACGCTGACCCGCGGCCTGGGCGAGGGCCTGGGCGTGCGCGGCGCGGTCACCTCGCCGACGTTCGTGATCGCCCGGGTGCACCCGCCGCTGGCCCAGGGCCCGGCCCTGGTGCACGTGGACGCGTACCGGCTCGGCGGCGGGCTGGACGAGATGGAGGACCTGGACCTCGACGTGTCGCTGCCGGAGTCGGTGGTCGTCGTGGAGTGGGGCGAGGACAAGGTCGAGGAACTGTCCGAGGACCGGCTGCACCTGGTCATCGAGCGCACGGTCGGCGCGGACGCGCCGGGCCTGCCGGGCGGCGCGCACTCCGACGTGGTCACGGACGAGGACGACGTGCGCGAGGTCACCGTACGCGGTGTCGGCGCCCGCTGGGCGGACGTGGACCTGACGGTGCTGGCCGGGGAGTAG
- a CDS encoding alpha/beta fold hydrolase: MSDRTGAAADTAIDAAQAAAGAATAVGGWTRAGRHAGIAGAAIGVVAAGAAAGVAIERLTVGRGMRRKARLALDAAGPYGTLRGTPGTAVAEDGTELHYEIDEPGDGKNTKGGGTGSARRKRLLKLLGRRAEAPTVVFCHGYCLNQDSWHFQRAALRGAVRTVHWDQRSHGRSERGRSQRDGTERVTIDLLGRDLKAVLDTTVPEGPIVLVGHSMGGMTVMALADQYPDFVAERVAGVALIGTSAGRLSEVAFGLPSLGVKAFHKLAPGVLKALGSQSELVEKGRRATADLFAGLVKRYSFGTPKEVDPGVARFAERMIEATPIDVVAEFFPAFAVHDKTEALANFDAVPALVLAGDRDLITPSDHSDTIAELLPGAESVCEPGAGHLVMLERPEVVTGHLETLIERAAAAAAAARSARA, translated from the coding sequence ATGAGCGACAGGACGGGGGCGGCCGCCGACACCGCGATCGACGCGGCGCAGGCGGCGGCCGGGGCGGCCACGGCGGTCGGCGGCTGGACACGGGCCGGGCGCCACGCGGGCATCGCCGGAGCGGCGATCGGCGTGGTGGCGGCGGGCGCCGCGGCGGGCGTGGCCATAGAGCGGCTGACGGTCGGCCGGGGCATGCGGCGCAAGGCGCGGCTCGCGCTGGACGCGGCGGGCCCGTACGGCACGCTGCGCGGCACGCCGGGCACGGCCGTGGCCGAGGACGGCACGGAGCTGCACTACGAGATCGACGAGCCGGGCGACGGCAAGAACACCAAGGGCGGCGGCACCGGCAGCGCGCGCCGCAAGCGGCTGCTGAAGCTGCTCGGGCGCCGCGCCGAGGCGCCCACGGTCGTCTTCTGCCACGGCTACTGCCTCAACCAGGACTCCTGGCACTTCCAGCGCGCGGCCCTGCGCGGCGCGGTGCGCACGGTCCACTGGGACCAGCGCAGCCACGGCCGCTCGGAGCGCGGCAGGTCCCAGCGCGACGGCACCGAGCGGGTCACCATCGACCTGCTCGGCCGGGACCTGAAGGCGGTGCTGGACACCACCGTGCCGGAGGGGCCGATCGTGCTGGTCGGGCACTCCATGGGCGGCATGACCGTGATGGCGCTGGCCGACCAGTATCCGGACTTCGTCGCGGAGCGGGTGGCCGGCGTCGCCCTGATCGGCACCTCGGCGGGCCGGCTCAGCGAGGTCGCCTTCGGGCTGCCGTCGCTGGGCGTCAAGGCGTTCCACAAGCTGGCGCCGGGCGTCCTGAAGGCGCTCGGCTCGCAGAGCGAACTGGTCGAGAAGGGCCGCCGGGCGACCGCCGACCTCTTCGCCGGGCTCGTCAAGCGCTACTCCTTCGGTACGCCGAAAGAGGTGGACCCGGGGGTGGCCCGGTTCGCCGAGCGGATGATCGAGGCGACGCCGATCGACGTCGTCGCCGAGTTCTTCCCGGCCTTCGCGGTGCACGACAAGACCGAGGCACTGGCCAATTTCGACGCCGTACCGGCCCTGGTGCTGGCCGGCGACCGGGACCTGATCACCCCCTCCGACCACAGCGACACCATCGCCGAGCTGCTGCCGGGCGCCGAGTCGGTGTGCGAGCCGGGCGCGGGCCACCTGGTGATGCTGGAGCGCCCCGAGGTGGTCACCGGCCACCTGGAGACGCTGATCGAACGGGCCGCGGCGGCTGCTGCGGCGGCGCGGTCGGCGCGGGCCTAG